Genomic window (Candidatus Zymogenus saltonus):
ATCTTCATATTCATTTAAGCCCATCAAAATTTCTATTGACAAGATTTGAAAAACCGGATACTATATTCAAGACAACCAATCTTAGAGGGGATGAAGCGATGAAGCTGAAAAGGAATACGTCGGTCATTATTTCTTTAACGGTACTTTTAGCAATTAATATGTTTGCATGTATGTCGATGGATGACCCCGAAATGTGGTACCTCAAGGGGCTGAGATATCATAAGAAATACTGGTATAAAGATGCGATCGAGTGTTTCGACAAGGCCATCTCTTTAGATCAAAATTACGTAGATGCATATTACGCCAGAAGTCTTTCATATAAAGAGGAGGGATTATACGGTGATGCGCTAAAGGACTTAAATAAGGTAATCGAGCTCGATCCAAATTATAGGAATGTATACAACAATCGGGGAAGTGTCTACTCCAAACTGTGTATGTACGACAAGGCTATAGAGGATTTAGACAGGGCAATAGCCATCGATCCAAAAAACAGCAACGCTTACTACAACCGGGGCTCAACATACAGCAAGATGGAAATGTACAATGAGGCCATCAGAGACTACACTATGGTAATAAGCTTGGACAGTAAAAATGCATATACATACTACTCTAGAGGCTTCATTAATTATAAGATGGAGAGATGGGATGATGCGGAAAGGGACATGAGAGCGGCGTGCTCTTTAGGTTATGATGGAGCATGTTCGAGCTTGGAAAAGGTAATCAAAGAAAAAAATTTGGGAAAATGAATTGTTTTCTTTTCTAAATTCATTTTTTTATATGGATCCCTCTTTTGTGAAATAATTGGTTTAAATGAAAATCTTTTGACCAAAATTTCAGGAGGGAAAAATGCCGATCGAACCTATAGGATGGATGCTGGACTCTTTACAAATGTTGCAGGCCGAAAAATTTGCCTTTGAATCCGAAAAAGGCATAAATGAAGTTCTCAGCATTCTCGATTATGTTAAGGAGTCTTGCGACAAACTTCTCGATAAATTAAGTATTAAAAAACCGGACTACGAAAAACGTGAGTATGTGTCGGCGATTACTGAAGAACTCGAAATGCTGAAGACTGGTGCACAGTACATTGATAAACTGATGATCGACCTTCTAGAAAAAAGAAGAGAGAAAAGGGAGGAAAGGCGCGATAAAATCAAAAGTTATATAAAAGAAATTGATTTTTCAAACGAGGATATAGAAACAAAAACAATACAGATTTTAGAAAAAGTAACCGATAGTGTTATTGATTTTGTTGACAATGTTGATAAAGGAGAAATAACATTTTGGGAAGATGATACTACTAAAACAGAGAATCAATTCAATGCGATTATCGGTTTTGCTGAAAAAATACGAAATCTGACTCCCAATCTTC
Coding sequences:
- a CDS encoding tetratricopeptide repeat protein → MKLKRNTSVIISLTVLLAINMFACMSMDDPEMWYLKGLRYHKKYWYKDAIECFDKAISLDQNYVDAYYARSLSYKEEGLYGDALKDLNKVIELDPNYRNVYNNRGSVYSKLCMYDKAIEDLDRAIAIDPKNSNAYYNRGSTYSKMEMYNEAIRDYTMVISLDSKNAYTYYSRGFINYKMERWDDAERDMRAACSLGYDGACSSLEKVIKEKNLGK